TCATGGAATTTAGGAAGGCACTTTCAAAGCATCAACTCATCGCTTGAAGCAGCATATCTGAACGTGAAGTGAGATAGCGACACCTAGGCTACACTTACGAGGCGATTATGGACGTCGACGCTGAAGCAATTAAGTTGTCCAATCTCTTCCGCCGCGTTTGAACACCAAAGAAAGAAAactctaggtgtgtgtgtgtgtgtgtgtgtgtgtgtgtgtgagagagagagagagagagagagagagcaaaagtgtGCAGTGAACAGGAAATTAGAGCAATGGTTACGCCCTCCTCCCTCTCGATAACTCGCCAAAGAGGAAACACAGGGATAGACGTTGTTACAGATTGTGCAGTGAAAACGAGTATCTTCACCTCACCTAATTTACTTACATCTGACTTCCTCGCTCCTGTCAGCGCACACATCGGTACAGTGACACCCACTTCACGAGCTTTGTCATCAGAATAATTTAAATGATACGTATTTTTCCTGCTGACAACTCaagaacttctctctctctctctctctctctctctctctctctctctctctctctctctctctctctctctctctctctctctctctcaagaagaagaagaagaagaagaagaagaagaagaaaagaacaacaagaacaagaagaacagctacacacacacacataacgtgGTTTGACTTAATTTTGCTTTATTAACCGGCAAATATTCAATGATATACTTAAAATAATCCATTAGTCCTTCTAAAGAGCCATTCAATAATCAACTGGTATATCATAAAACTTACCCGGTAgatgcgggggtcatgtttcttaggttaggttaggttaggttaggttaaaggcccctcaaagtaaaataatgaaaaagaatcatcactcacgcaaactatttcatgatatatatcaacgcatgtgtgatcagtttatgcatcatctattttgggaggtttatatcatggcagaaatttggcccatcgctggcacacggtaaagtcacaaagttggcccgtcgctggtacacggtagtcacaaatttggcccgtcgctgctaccgggttaaaaattgATTCTATTTACAGTCGCATGGTCTTCCTTGTACCAGGTAATGACTATTAAAACCATTTCCAAACAAATCGCTCGCCTCATGGGAGCACTATGACAACCAATCAGCCATCCAATATGTCAAGTAATCCAATAACAACTCACCATGCAAACATTAACCAAGACTTGTAagctaagggaggaaggagagaggcggGGCAAGGCAGGGTATGGCAGGCGGGCGTGTCAGGGAAGCAGGAGGCCATCACTAATAAAAGGTGGCTTATACGGGCTGCGCTTGTCACGCGTGCAGGCTTTCCTTAACCCCCCGCGGCCCGCGTACAGTTATGAGTGTGCAGAGCTTGGCCTCACACGGGCACGGGGAGTCACGCATGTTCAGAGCCCGTAACGACTATATAATGGGAAGGCTGAAATTGACCTTTTGACTTTTTCATTGTTTCTGTTCTTGAGCagcaagagaagaaaagcaaCTGTGTATAAGAAAATACAGTGCATAtaggtaaaaataaaagtaaataaaaaaataaagaatacttAATAAAAGGAGTTAAAATAACCCATATGCAAATAAAAGTATCTcacccactcacacacgcacccacacaggTTACTACTATTGTTAACAGCTTCCCCGTGGACCACTTGGCCACGCAGGGCCAGGAAAGTCTCCAGCAGCGAGGCTCGTCCATGACATTTtacttccctgcctcctccctccctccgcacaCCCCCTAATCCGCTGCCGCCAGACCTATACTATCTCATAACGCATTGATCGGATGGCTTCTTATGTAATGAGTAGCTTTGACTTTACCGTATGCCACACAATTTCAGAAAACTAATGGCTTTACTCTAATTAATAAAGAGGCTCATTTccgtctccttattttttttcttcgggaTCGTTTGAGACAGAGCAACGATCCATACTGTAGAATATAGGGTCTAAATTACCTCAGTTTACCAGTTACTCTTACTGACCAACCcacaagagaaaaataataatgccaCCGGCCAGTCATGGAGGCCTGTGGACTTGTTGCCATCCCTGGCCTTCACCGTgcacgggatgaactgtctggctgtgctgcgtcgccacgccgcgtacagtATGAAGAGTAGAGCGGAACAATCTGGAAACTCCATCATCAactccgtcagacagagctcggcctatgtatgtggatctatgcggcgggagtggctgggccttctgtacgtgtagattgtgcataagtgtgccgtgcacacgcatatataatcATAAAGCTGTCATCTATTTAAGTGTATATGTATCTCGATTTTGTTCTCGCTCGTTTACTTGTCTTGTTCCTTGTAAATGCCGATGGCGAAATaaaactactattattattattattattattattattattattattattactattattataaagaCGCGCAAACCATCAAGTCTGGCCCAGGGAGGAGCAGGTGCCTTTCTTTGCGACAGTTGTAGTGGACGCATGTTTTTTCGCTAATACCAACTATACTGAGCCTAAACAAAGAAGTTTGTGAAAAATAACTGCATATCATCAGCAATAAATGCCCATTTATCTCAGGATGAGATTTAACTACACCAACGTTTGGACATACCGTAAAGCGCAAAAGGATGAGGTGACTGTTATGAAGAGCGAAAACTAAAGGGGACGCCCACAACGGCTTGAACTACACTGTTTTGCTACAAAACATGCTATAGAACAGATGTATGTGTGAAAGGAAGATGACAGTCACCATACCTCAGTAAACTGTTAGTCCTCGTGTGGACCAGCATTCAGTCTAGGGGCGTTCCTACGAGCATTTTATCACAAACTCACGATTATGCATGAAACCTGACGTTCGTTCTTTAATATGCGAGGATGCCTCTCATATTAGAGATGGTGACATCTAAGGTTGCCGGACTACTACTGTGTGGCGTGTGAGGTCCATGTCTAGCCTACAGATAGGTCACTTTGGAGTTCCAATCTCTTTCCGGGAGTGGGAGCGGCTGGCGATCACAGATCCAGCATGTTGTCAAACCATGgatgggtgaattacacacacacacacacacacacacacacacacacacacacacacacgcacacacacacacacgttggtgaATTGGTACCTTCAGGATCCTTAATTTTAAAGACGCGATTTCCGACGGGATGTTTTGGGTTATCTTCTATCTCTGTGTGCGAGACTTTAAAGCGAcgaacccttcctcctctttcttctttcttcctcaatgATACATTACTTTTAGACTGGCCAGTCCACACCTTTTTTCTTGCCTCTGGCCTGTGTAGCTGTTAACAAGTCCAAACATGTTACGTAAATAGAATAAGAATCCAATGTAATTACAGCAGCCATGTAAAGTGATAGATATGGAGTCAACAAGTAACATATTTATGCAAAAATAAAAGTGTTGCAAGAACACTTAAATATACATTTTTGAGGGGCCCTGCTAGTTTATGTTTGGCCTTTTCTGGGATTTGACCATTAGGATATAAAGTCTTCACAATGACCTTATGTAAAAAAattgttgcatgtgtgtgtgtgtgtgtgtgtgtgtgtgtgtgtgtgtgtgtgtgtgtgtgtgtgtgtgtgtgtgttttgtgtgtgcgtgcgtgcgtgcgtgcgtgtctatgtgtgtgtgtgtgtgtgtgtgtgtgtgtgtttgtgtgtgtgtgtgtgtgtaactgcatTTATATTCTAAGGAAAAAGTGTTCCAGACTAACAACTTGGCCCTTCTAGAAATCAAACTGCAATACAAACGACATTTTTAGGATTATCAGTTGAAGTGAAATCATCCAACTATGTTAATGTTCAGTTTCAAAAGTGAAGCATATGCCataccatccttccctttccctttttctggtTCTCTTTCACTCAATAGTATTTTGTTCCTAATAAATTTGAACTTGACAATGGACATGCATGCTGAATATCAACACTGAATTGCAAACTACTTCCacagttgatggtggtggtgactgcggCGGGGCACAGCGGGACTCATGCGGCACAGATTCTCCGGTACACAGAGTCCCGGCACTCCAGGAGCGAGGAGGGAGTACCGGGCAGCAATGTCACCGGGGGCTGGAGGTAACACAGGCACAACTTCCTTTATACATTAACAGTTGAATGCGCCTCTGCTAGTTAATATATAGTGGCTACAGTCCACGAGCACCCAGCAATAATTCAGTAAATAAAATAAGTGTCTTTGAGTAATAGGAAATACTTGTGGTTATTCTGAAGGCTTCTTCTAATCTACCAATTCTTTCCTTTTAGGGGCAGCAGGCAGTGGCTTTCTCGCACAAAAAATTCAATTTACTTAACTGAGGTGTCTCCTAGGATTATAGGACAttactaatgataataacaacaataataataataataataataataataataataataataataataataataataataatatagttataacaaaaataatattagtaatgatataattactactactactattactactactactactactactaataataataatagtaataataataaaaaataataacaataataataaaataattataacaaaataatataagatAATATaattaacagtaataataataataataataataataataataataataataataataataataataataataataatagtaataataataataataataataataataataataataataataataataataatataataataataataataataataataataacaataatctccACAGCTGGGTGGACCACCATGGGCAGCGCCGCCACGTATGGTATGTGGCTGACACTGGAGGGTTTAGGGCCTTTGGGGACATAACACCACAGGGTGACTCTGCGCCCCTTCATATTGGTGTTCCCGTTGTGGTGGCCATCCTTCCCGCCCCGCCACCCTCAAGGCCCCAGCTGAAGGGAAGCTCTGCAACACAGAGCACCCTGACCCTTGACCCTGCACAGGGAGGCAGCCAACAACAGGACTCAACAGGGACGAGGATAGAGTCTGTCACCATTCAAGCAGAACATGAAAAGATAACTCCAGTGACTGATACAAACCTTCAAAAAAATTTTGAAGCCTCTTTACAAGATGGGATAATAGAGAATCCAAATGCTACAACAAGTGTTGGTCAGGAAAAAGAGACCATTACtgccaccactgctaccaccaccaccacaagccctGCCAAGACTGCTTCTACCAAAACACAAGACTCGATCACAGAGACACCTATCCCTTGTGCAACTCACCCTCCCAGAACAAGCCCAAATGGAGAGCCTCTGACTCCAACGGATGATACAAAACATGGGTTGCCGAAGAGTTTGTCACCTGCTGAATCAAATTTCCAGAAGGATAAATCAACAGATCACCTTCCCATTGCCAGCTTTCTCACTGCTAAACAAAGCCCCATCACTCCCTCAGACAACAACTTTGTAGCATCAGTGTTTGATAAGCTCAGCACAGTACTTGGGGCCCCTGCTGACAACATGCAAAAGCCTCTCCTTCACAGTCAACAAGAGAATGAAGTGGTTAGTGTCAGCAGTACCCCTGAGATTGCCTTAAGCCCTCCTTCGGACTTTGTATTAATCAACCGCTTACGGGCACCAACTATTCCAAAGCCCCGGGTGGGCACACAAAGACTAGTGCCCAAACCTGTGAGTGTGGTAGGCCGAACAGCCCCCGTCGTGATGGGTCTCCACAGTTCTGGCAAGCCTTCCACTGTGACACCACAGACACATGCTGCCAGTGACCTTGAACCTTTAGGGATCCACCTGTTGAACTTGGTGCCAACCCCACAGAAAACTGTGACTGCAAACAGACCAGTGCCTCGGCCAGCACGGGTAGTTGGAGAGCCCAACTTGGACACCTTCTGGAGTCCAGCACGTGAGGCACGGAGAACATCCCCACCCTTCAAACAATCACGCCCAAGTGAAGACTACGACTATttgtattatgattattatgactACACTGACACCGGAGGTGAAAACACTGGGGGGCCAGTGGGAAGTCCATCTCataaaatgaaaactaaaacAGTTCGTAGTAATAGTGAAGAATACTCTTTAGAAACAGACTACTCAGGCAGTGAAGAGAGTGAAGACTCAAGTGATAGTCAGTAATGCATTTCTCTGTGATTTTAGGAAGGGGATGTTTTATACTCAGCATAGGTACTAGTGATCTAGTGCAGCTCTTGGTGAAGCTCTAACCAAAAACACAAAGGCAGGCTGCCCCTCACAGCAGAGAAGGAGGCtgagtgaggagtgaggggcAGAGGCAAGCAGAAGACTGTGCAAGGGACAGAAGAAGAGGTCGGGTTGGTGACGATGGAGTCTTTTGAGTTATGCCAAGTGGAGAGTCTAGCCTTGATGAAGTTAGTTTCTTCAGTTTCTCTtcatgtaaataaacaaaactgtAATAAAATAATTCTATGAACCATAAAGGCCACTGAGTCTGGAGAATCAACCCTATGAATGTCTACAGAAATTGATTTGCGACTTTGAAAATGTGGATTTGTTTTAATGATTGAAAAAtaatctaagtgtgtgtgtgtgtgtgtgtgtgttcatatgacagtccctccagttctggaaccatctttggtgccatcctttgtattctttgtagttttttcacgtgtttcttatggggagacaacacagtttctgcatattccaactttggtctcaTCACAGTGGTAATcacctttttcatcatatctttatccatgtagtggaatgctattcctatattccTTAGCATTCTATATGTATCCCCGAATATACTATTTACATGACTCACTGACTGTTGATCAtcttgtattatcactcccagatctctctcttcttgagcttgtaatatttctccatctccattctatatgtccattttggtctcccttcactctttcccatttccattatatGACACTtcttcacattaaattccatctcccatttcttactccaatcccaaatcttatttaggtcttcttgcagaatttcgatctttattatttcttatgtgtctcagcaatttcgcatCATCCGCAAACAAACTCATATATCTATTTACTTTCTCCAGCATATCATTTATACTAGGAAAAATATTGGTGCCAATatccgatccttgaggcaccccactgTTTACATTTTTCCATTCCgacttcatgtcctttaccactgttctcatttatcttccctttaagtaactttccatccaatttttcattttccctttgagtcctcctctgttttccagcttccataataaTCTTGTATGTGGAACTCTGTCGAAAGCCTTTTTCAAGTCTAAGTACACGCAgtccacccatccatccctctcctgtgttatatccgtcactctcgagtaaaagctcaataagtttgttacacatgaatgcccctgtctaaagccatactgtttttctgtaatgtctgtctgtgtgtgtatgtgtgtgtgtgtgtgtgtgtgtgtatttacctatttgtggcTTACAAGGCACGAGCTAAGCTtggatagtcctgtctccttgtcAATATTTGTCCAACCtctccttcatttgatggacactccTCGCCTCCACAATCTGTACCTTTAGACCATTCTACTCATCTACACTTCTGCATGGGAAACtgtactttttattttgtttatgttcccctttttcagcttcttactgtgtcctctcagccccctcttcccctctgtcACAACCAGGTCACTTGTATCCAATTCGTCCAGTCCACTAGTAAATTTATAAAAAGCTATTAGAACTCCTCTCCTCAGTGTCATCAGTTCCATTTCTTCCAATTTGTTCTCATATGGCAGACTCAACAACTCCGGTACCATTTTGGTCGCTatcctctgtatcctttccagcttccttatatctttttcctGTGGGGGGACCAAACCAACGCTGCATATTCCTGTCTTGGTCTTATCATTGCCAttataattttttcatcatatccttacccATATAATGAAATGCCATTCTAATGTTTTACAACAGACTATATGTGTCTCCAAATATTTTATTTATGAGCTTATCAGGGGTCAGTGTATTAAACAATCACTCCAAGGCCCTTTTCATTGTTTACTGCATCTATATTATCTCACTCATCTTATATGTTGCTATGTGTTTGTTCTTACTCTTTCCCATTCTCATTATATGGCATTTCTTTGTGTTGAGTTCCATTTCCCACTGCTTgctccattcatgtatctcattCAAGTCATTTTGAACCCTCTcacaatcttctttttcctttatccttagGAGCTTgacatcatctgcaaacaaactcatatAACTTGTCACTTTTTCCAGCAAATCATTCATGTATATtaaaaacattattggtgccagcactgacccctgtggcgcTCCACTCGTCACTGTTCTCCACTCTGAGTTTTCGTCCCTCACCAcctttcttatttctctgttTATCATCAATCAATCCCTCATCCAGTTCCTTatacatcctccctcctcttctgtgtTCCAGTTTCCATAGTAATCTATTATGgagtactttgtcaaatgcttatTTAAAATCCAGataatgcaatccacccatccatctctctcctgcactaTGTCAATTACTCTCGAGAAGAATCAGacaagtttgtaacacatgaccTTCCTTGTTGAAAACCAAACTGGCTGTTACTTATTATAAATCTCTTCATTTTCCAAGTGGTCAACCCATTTCCTTTTGATTACTCTTTCACATAATTTACAAACACTTGTGAGTGAGACAAGTCTCTTATGTagtgttttttctcttattccatttTTATACATGGGAATTACATTGGCCCTCTTCCATTATCTTGGTACTGCAGCAGTCCTAATTGAGCAATTTATAATGTCATAAATTGGCTCTATCAGTTCTTCACAACATTCCTTTAATACTTGGCCTAATATAATTATCATCTGGTCCCATTGCCTTTTTGCCATCCAGTGACTTCATAAGGTTTAATTAATCATATCTGTCCACATCTATGTTTTCCAATTTTTTAACTGTTCTTCCACCTATCGTCATGGGTTCAAATTCAGACTCATTATTGAATTCCTTTTGAAAGCTTTTGTCTGACACTTTTCTGATCTTTTTCTCATCATACACCTGCTCAGTATCCCTTATCCTAATTACACTCTCACTCTTTTTAGTTTAGTCTTAAGGTATTGATAGGACAATTTTGGTTCACCCTTACAGTTTTCCACTATGTTCTTTCAAAaaaaattcttcttctcttctcactctttTATATTCATTTCTAAGATGTTTATATCTTTCTTTGTtggtttcattctttcttcttttccaaatTCTCCAAGGTCTATCTCTATTTTGTGTTACCTCAaaacatcttgcattaaaccattaatgtttttccattcttctttactACATAGAATGGCACACATTCATTTACTACTTCATTATACACCTTTATGAAATAGTCGTACTTCTCTTACACACACTTATAAATTGCTTCATCGCCATCCAGTTTCTGCTATTAAAAAAATCTGTTATTTCCTTCTACTTTGCCGTGTTAtaatttctcctcttatttttatgTTCTTTAACCCATCCCCTGCAAATGTCtgggatttggccttcactggtagcctggtaacacatactcccatgtctttctctggctctgtggtggatagtggagtgtttcccatgtggtattggtatgctggatatcccctcccaaggtgcaggaatttacattttttttcattgaattgtaacagccactttttgttccattcctgaagcttg
The DNA window shown above is from Eriocheir sinensis breed Jianghai 21 chromosome 3, ASM2467909v1, whole genome shotgun sequence and carries:
- the LOC127004973 gene encoding mucin-2-like isoform X1, whose product is MRGWQIVCLMVVVTAAGHSGTHAAQILRYTESRHSRSEEGVPGSNVTGGWSWVDHHGQRRHVWYVADTGGFRAFGDITPQGDSAPLHIGVPVVVAILPAPPPSRPQLKGSSATQSTLTLDPAQGGSQQQDSTGTRIESVTIQAEHEKITPVTDTNLQKNFEASLQDGIIENPNATTSVGQEKETITATTATTTTTSPAKTASTKTQDSITETPIPCATHPPRTSPNGEPLTPTDDTKHGLPKSLSPAESNFQKDKSTDHLPIASFLTAKQSPITPSDNNFVASVFDKLSTVLGAPADNMQKPLLHSQQENEVVSVSSTPEIALSPPSDFVLINRLRAPTIPKPRVGTQRLVPKPVSVVGRTAPVVMGLHSSGKPSTVTPQTHAASDLEPLGIHLLNLVPTPQKTVTANRPVPRPARVVGEPNLDTFWSPAREARRTSPPFKQSRPSEDYDYLYYDYYDYTDTGGENTGGPVGSPSHKMKTKTVRSNSEEYSLETDYSGSEESEDSSDSQ
- the LOC127004973 gene encoding mucin-2-like isoform X2 codes for the protein MVVVTAAGHSGTHAAQILRYTESRHSRSEEGVPGSNVTGGWSWVDHHGQRRHVWYVADTGGFRAFGDITPQGDSAPLHIGVPVVVAILPAPPPSRPQLKGSSATQSTLTLDPAQGGSQQQDSTGTRIESVTIQAEHEKITPVTDTNLQKNFEASLQDGIIENPNATTSVGQEKETITATTATTTTTSPAKTASTKTQDSITETPIPCATHPPRTSPNGEPLTPTDDTKHGLPKSLSPAESNFQKDKSTDHLPIASFLTAKQSPITPSDNNFVASVFDKLSTVLGAPADNMQKPLLHSQQENEVVSVSSTPEIALSPPSDFVLINRLRAPTIPKPRVGTQRLVPKPVSVVGRTAPVVMGLHSSGKPSTVTPQTHAASDLEPLGIHLLNLVPTPQKTVTANRPVPRPARVVGEPNLDTFWSPAREARRTSPPFKQSRPSEDYDYLYYDYYDYTDTGGENTGGPVGSPSHKMKTKTVRSNSEEYSLETDYSGSEESEDSSDSQ